In a genomic window of Molothrus ater isolate BHLD 08-10-18 breed brown headed cowbird chromosome 17, BPBGC_Mater_1.1, whole genome shotgun sequence:
- the ARFRP1 gene encoding ADP-ribosylation factor-related protein 1 translates to MYTLLSGLYKYMFQRDEYCVLILGLDNAGKTTFLEQTKTRFNKNYKGMSLSKITTTVGLNIGTIDVGKTRLMFWDLGGQEELQSLWDKYYAESHGVIYVIDSTDEERLSESKRAFEKMITSEALEGVPILVLANKQDVESCLSIPDIKTAFSDCINKIGKRDCLTQACSALTGKGVNEGIEWMVKCVVRNIHRPPRKKDIT, encoded by the exons ATGTATACACTGCTGTCAGGGCTCTATAAATACATGTTCCAGAGGGATGAGTACTGTGTCCTGATCCTGGGTTTGGACAATGCTGGTAAAACT ACCTTCCTTGAACAAACTAAAACCCGATTTAACAAGAACTACAAAGGGATGAGTTTGTCCAAAATCACAACCACTGTAGGCTTAAACA TTGGAACTATTGATGTTGGCAAAACTCGGCTCATGTTCTGGGACCTtggtgggcaggaggagctgcagtcaCTTTGGGACAAG TACTATGCTGAATCTCATGGGGTGATCTATGTTATTGACTCCACTGATGAGGAGAGGCTCTCTGAGTCCAAAAGAGCTTTTG AGAAGATGATTACCAGTGAAGCTCTGGAAGGGGTTCCCATTCTGGTGTTGGCCAACAAGCAGGATGTAGAG AGTTGTCTGTCAATACCCGATATCAAGACAGCATTTAGTGACTGCATTAACAAAATTGGGAAGAGAGACTGCCTGACACAAGCCTGCTCAGCCCTTACTGG CAAAGGGGTGAACGAAGGGATTGAGTGGATGGTGAAGTGTGTGGTGAGGAACATCCACCGCCCCCCAAGGAAGAAGGACATCACGTAG
- the ZGPAT gene encoding LOW QUALITY PROTEIN: zinc finger CCCH-type with G patch domain-containing protein (The sequence of the model RefSeq protein was modified relative to this genomic sequence to represent the inferred CDS: inserted 1 base in 1 codon): MDEESLEAAIQTYNAQLEQVELALGAGQDPSQHSDLIQLQEDLKQLIELTESSLVAVKKSKLLATLDTDASSSSPAGLPGQDSHLESSAQDEEYAAFKEAIAGLGTDEEPPADDNEISSEREGETENKSKSKCSEEEEESEREEEEELSGMKVKAPYYSSWGTLEYHNAMIVGTEELEDGSAGVRVLYLYPTHKSLKPCPFFLDDKCRFKDNCRFSHGQVVSVXELQPFQEPDLSSLGVGSACLAKHSDGIWYTAKITDVDSGYYTVKFDSLLLKEAVVEGDSVIPPLRSEDAAESGESDEDSVDDSGYAKVIDSGVPENGEWTPACSSSFGGWEAHTRGIGSKLLVQMGYEFGKGLGKNGEGRVEPVQAVVLPRGKSLDQCAEVLQKKKQGKLEPGKSRKCRAKGSSSGQPGGRKAPRNVFDFLNEKLRGKSAGDRAGGMALPQRNSKEIYHASKSTKKALSVSLFQTTEKIEQTQRDIRGIQQALARNIGRHSIAAAQLEEKLANAHKQLGQLQAQEARLQREQKKADTHKKMTEF, encoded by the exons aTGGATGAAGAGAGTCTGGAAGCAGCGATCCAGACCTACAAcgcccagctggagcaggtggagcTGGCGCTGGGGGCGGGCCAGGACCCATCGCAGCACTCGGACCtgatccagctgcaggaggatttgAAGCAGCTCATAGAACTGACCGAGTCGAGCCTGGTGGCTGTGAAAAAGAGCAAACTTCTGGCCACTTTGGACACAgatgcctcctcctcctccccagcaggtCTCCCAGGGCAGGATTCCCACCTGGAGAGCTCTGCCCAAGATGAGGAATATGCTGCTTTTAAGGAAGCCATTGCTGGGCTTGGAACAGATGAGGAGCCTCCAGCTGATGACAATGAGATCTcctcagagagagagggagaaacgGAGAATAAATCCAAATCAAAgtgcagtgaggaggaggaggaatctgagagagaggaggaggaggagttgaGTGGGATGAAGGTTAAAGCCCCCTACTACAGCTCCTGGGGGACCCTGGAGTACCACAATGCCATGATTGTGGggacagaggagctggaggatggCAGTGCAGGGGTCAGGGTGCTCTACCTGTACCCCACCCACAAGTCCCTGAAGCCGTGCCCATTCTTCCTGGATGACAAGTGCAGATTTAAGGACAACTGTCG gtTTTCCCATGGTCAGGTGGTGTCCG gagagctccagcccttccaggaGCCCGACCTGAGCAGTCTGGGGGTGGGCTCAGCCTGCCTGGCCAAGCACAGTGATGGCATCTGGTACACGGCCAAAATCACCG ATGTGGACAGTGGTTACTACACGGTGAAATTTGACTCCCTGCTCCTCAAGGAGGCCGTGGTGGAAGGGGACAGTGTCATTCCACCCCTGAGAAGTGAAGATGCTGCTGAATCTGGCGAGTCTGATGAGGACAGTGTGGATGATTCTGGTTATGCCAAAG TGATAGACTCAGGGGTTCCAGAGAATGGGGAATGgacccctgcctgcagctcctcttttGGTGGCTGGGAGGCCCATACTCGTGGCATTGGCTCCAAACTGCTTGTTCAGATGGGATATGAGTTTGGAAAAG GCCTAGGGAAGAATGGCGAGGGCAGAGTGGAGCCAGTGCAGGCTGTGGTGCTCCCTCGAGGGAAGTCCCTGGACCAGtgtgctgaggtgctgcagaagAAGAAGCAGGGGAAGCTGGAGCCAGGGAAATCGAGGAAATGCCGGGCaaagggaagcagctctggccaGCCGGGCGGCCGCAAGGCCCCGCGCAACGTGTTTGACTTCCTGAACGAGAAACTGCGCGGGAAGAgcgctggggacagggctggggggatgGCCCTgccccagaggaacagcaaagAGATCTACCATGCCAGCAAGAGCACCAAGAAGGCCCTGAGTGTCAGCCTCTTCCAGACCACGGAGAAGATTGAGCAAACGCAGAGGGATATCAGGGGAATCCAGCAGGCCCTGGCGCGCAACATCGGGCG